One genomic segment of Pseudonocardia sp. T1-2H includes these proteins:
- a CDS encoding serine hydrolase domain-containing protein, translated as MTALKIEAEAAEVGMDAARLGRIDTHFRRYVDEAKLAGWSVAIARRGKVVHVSHHGLRDIDAALPVTDDTIWRIYSMTKPITSVAALMLWEEGALELTDPISRYIPAFADMRVYRSGSALNPGTEAATEPIRVWHLLTHTAGLTYGFHHAHPVDEMYRGKGYEFGAPRGQDLAAACEGYASIPLLFQPGTEWNYSVATDVLGRVVEVASGQSLDAFFAQRILGPLGMTDTSFHVSEPDDLSRLAGLYVPKPGGGLVRSSAMGDAITREPTLLSGGGGLASTLHDYHRFTQMLARGGELDGVRILGPRTLAYATRNHLPGNADLEAFGRPIFAESAFQGVGFGLGFSVVVDPAAGKAFGSLGEYAWGGLASTAFYVDPVEEITGVFMTQLMPSSTYPIRSQLRVLVNQAVVE; from the coding sequence GTGACCGCACTGAAGATCGAGGCGGAGGCCGCCGAGGTCGGGATGGACGCCGCCCGGCTCGGCCGGATCGACACCCACTTCCGGCGCTACGTGGACGAGGCGAAGCTCGCGGGGTGGTCCGTCGCGATCGCCCGCCGCGGCAAGGTCGTGCACGTGAGCCACCACGGCCTGCGCGACATCGACGCGGCCCTGCCCGTCACCGACGACACGATCTGGCGCATCTACTCGATGACCAAGCCGATCACCTCCGTCGCGGCGCTGATGCTGTGGGAGGAGGGCGCGCTCGAGCTCACCGACCCGATCTCCCGCTACATCCCGGCGTTCGCGGACATGCGGGTCTACAGGTCCGGCTCCGCGCTGAACCCCGGCACCGAGGCGGCCACCGAGCCGATCCGCGTCTGGCACCTGCTCACGCACACCGCCGGACTCACCTACGGCTTCCACCACGCCCACCCGGTCGACGAGATGTACCGCGGCAAGGGCTACGAGTTCGGCGCCCCGCGCGGCCAGGACCTCGCCGCCGCCTGCGAGGGCTACGCGAGCATCCCCCTGTTGTTCCAGCCGGGCACCGAGTGGAACTACTCGGTCGCGACGGACGTGCTCGGCCGCGTCGTCGAGGTCGCCTCCGGCCAGTCCCTGGACGCGTTCTTCGCCCAGCGCATCCTCGGCCCGCTCGGGATGACGGACACGTCCTTCCACGTCAGCGAGCCGGACGACCTGTCGCGCCTGGCCGGCCTCTACGTCCCGAAGCCCGGTGGCGGGCTCGTCCGCAGCAGCGCGATGGGGGACGCGATCACCCGCGAGCCCACGCTGCTCTCCGGCGGCGGGGGTCTCGCGTCGACGCTGCACGACTACCACCGCTTCACCCAGATGCTGGCCCGCGGCGGGGAGCTCGACGGCGTCCGGATCCTCGGCCCGCGCACGCTGGCCTACGCCACCCGCAACCACCTGCCCGGCAACGCGGACCTCGAGGCCTTCGGCCGGCCCATCTTCGCCGAGTCCGCGTTCCAGGGCGTCGGGTTCGGCCTCGGCTTCTCGGTGGTGGTCGACCCCGCCGCGGGCAAGGCCTTCGGCAGCCTGGGCGAGTACGCCTGGGGCGGCCTGGCCAGCACCGCGTTCTACGTCGACCCGGTCGAGGAGATCACCGGGGTCTTCATGACCCAGCTGATGCCCTCCAGTACCTATCCGATCCGCTCGCAGCTGCGGGTCCTCGTCAACCAGGCGGTGGTGGAATGA
- the tenA gene encoding thiaminase II produces MTIGARTRTTDVLWADITDIYAAVLAHPFVTGLTDGTLPHEAFRHYIVQDAHYLRGYAKALAVCAAKAPDEHDLAMFAAHAGGAIAAEQELHADLLGGLGLTSEQAAAEPVAPATRAYVSYLLATAYSGSYAEAVAAVLPCYWIYARVGEHLLEQGSPDPLYSRWIATYGGGDFQAVVDAVLAATDRIGEGLSERELARMREHFTTTSRYEWMFWDAGYRQERWPV; encoded by the coding sequence ATGACCATCGGCGCCCGCACCCGCACCACCGACGTCCTCTGGGCCGACATCACCGACATCTACGCCGCCGTCCTGGCCCACCCGTTCGTCACCGGCCTCACCGACGGGACCCTGCCCCACGAGGCGTTCCGGCACTACATCGTCCAGGACGCGCACTACCTGCGTGGCTACGCGAAGGCGTTGGCGGTCTGTGCGGCGAAGGCGCCCGACGAGCACGACCTGGCCATGTTCGCGGCGCACGCGGGCGGGGCGATCGCCGCGGAGCAGGAGCTGCACGCGGACCTGCTCGGCGGGCTCGGGCTGACCTCCGAGCAGGCCGCGGCGGAGCCCGTCGCGCCGGCGACCCGGGCCTACGTCAGCTACCTGCTGGCGACCGCGTACTCCGGCTCGTACGCCGAGGCCGTCGCCGCCGTGCTGCCCTGCTACTGGATCTACGCGCGGGTCGGCGAGCACCTGCTGGAGCAGGGGTCGCCGGACCCGCTGTACTCGCGCTGGATCGCCACGTACGGCGGCGGGGACTTCCAGGCCGTCGTCGACGCGGTGCTCGCCGCGACGGACCGGATCGGCGAGGGCCTCTCGGAGCGCGAGCTCGCCCGCATGCGGGAGCACTTCACGACGACCTCGCGCTACGAGTGGATGTTCTGGGACGCGGGCTACCGCCAGGAGCGCTGGCCCGTCTGA
- a CDS encoding phage holin family protein has protein sequence MTYTDRPGSPILAFVIRVVVVAVALWIATILVDGISLGGATTQARLGTLVVVALIFGIVNAVLKPVIQVLSCPLYVLTLGLFGLVVNALLFWLVGTLSSNVGLPFHIAGFWPGFWGAVIVAVVGFLLHLVIPDSLDRR, from the coding sequence ATGACCTACACGGACCGGCCGGGATCCCCGATCCTGGCCTTCGTCATCCGGGTCGTCGTCGTCGCGGTGGCCCTCTGGATCGCCACGATCCTGGTCGACGGCATCTCCCTCGGCGGGGCGACGACCCAGGCCCGGCTGGGCACGCTGGTCGTCGTCGCCCTGATCTTCGGCATCGTCAACGCCGTGCTCAAGCCGGTGATCCAGGTGCTGAGCTGCCCGCTCTACGTCCTGACGCTCGGGCTGTTCGGGCTGGTGGTCAACGCGCTGCTGTTCTGGCTCGTCGGGACGCTCAGCAGCAACGTCGGCCTGCCCTTCCACATCGCCGGGTTCTGGCCGGGCTTCTGGGGTGCGGTGATCGTCGCGGTCGTCGGCTTCCTGCTGCACCTGGTCATCCCGGACAGCCTCGACCGCCGCTGA